One region of Bombus affinis isolate iyBomAffi1 chromosome 5, iyBomAffi1.2, whole genome shotgun sequence genomic DNA includes:
- the LOC126916264 gene encoding guanine nucleotide-releasing factor 2 isoform X9, translating to MRSPGSGSGGGGSGAATRAASPSSPRTPRDKSAPGCTDGATTLDKNPLRDLHIHVRQVQLALLHFRDVVSKKKLEMLPGNGTIVLDTVTTIHTVLKSYLLYENSSTLGSATNQVYQALAQLLKLCDDVLLHGDQSSALDTENVTHIIGLVEEAVKNLVALANEKIANRQKPVVVTTSNRTSSYGSEMTPQRNSLPDIPLTPRERQILEQTAASTSLVRSSHSSESILRDSSPPPKPPLPERTNMCLSEENSSSGTPPPLPPKRRTRGQQLLDESEGFLASSLDGVSLRSRSPEDSSSLLSASAGSLDSALNHSRDEDEIRAIMGPNDESLNDSMDLSLMATIQGMQVNGSSNCSCWDGSETNIPSTMLLGQQTPQEMLNPFTGIEGKMERLSTQTQESGFVSMHSQRSSSQSYTTSSITSKRSSQQSSISYNSQTFNSQQSFSQTKLSSDNNGSIFTQKTMTSTKSTVSTTNISGTGDPAVLEKLVNEMESISASDANGVPPALPEKRSKRRKERQPSQYDNVPENEHLSTCSLHTNNGDNTDASKPPPLPLKKRHMFQSVAYSVMAYMEMFGNCSHSNNDFISGLGTRHSVAAYNSMQAEWQQHEMALTTTQSCSFMAHTITTLHDNSNTSITMAPSVAEVTNNSSLPPALPPKRSRSIKSNATPPPISPKPTISMQSIHTIEPIVTSTPMKVEESGCIHDKKELSPSSPAKLNNVALDTILPSSRPASNALSSISVDDNNLDLRDVDQDDTILDELDISKYLVFKKPDEEGPDIRGGHPDALLIHATKANKHDEKESDFLYQEAFLTTYRTFMQPLELIQKLHKRHQRFSCSADVIKQRAAREAFSLLVRVVSDLTMSDLDDTLLQTLMEFVQQLVCSGDLTMAKALRVKILEKHAAKQLQSTQPILSSLSVTTKQASLLDFKSEQIAEQMTLLDADLFMKIEIPEVLIWAQEQNEERSPNLTRFTEHFNKMSYWARSRILEHRLENEAKDREKYVVKFIKIMKHLRKINNFNSYLALLSALDSAPIRRLEWQKHITEGLKEYCALIDSSSSFRAYRQALAETQPPCIPYIGLVLQDLTFVHIGNNDLLPDGTINFSKRWQQFNIVENMKRFKKGTYSFKKHERIITFFNNFSDFLCEEAMWQISESIKPRGGKKTQSQN from the exons ATGCGCTCTCCTGGTAGCGGAAGCGGAGGTGGAGGCAGTGGAGCGGCTACGAGGGCCGCCTCGCCCTCCTCGCCGCGAACACCGCGTGATAAAAGCGCGCCCGGCTGCACCGATGGCGCGACCACCCTCGACAAGAACCCCCTCCGTGACCTGCATATCCACGTGCGACAGGTGCAACTGGCACTGCTTCACTTCCGGGACGTCGTGTCAAAGAAAAAGCTCGAGATGCTGCCCGGCAACGGCACCATCGTCCTCGATACTGTTACCACCATACACACTGTGCTGAAGTCCTATCTCCTCTACGAGAACAG CTCTACTCTGGGATCAGCGACGAACCAAGTGTATCAAGCTCTAGCACAATTATTAAAACTCTGTGACGACGTGTTGCTGCACGGTGACCAGTCCTCTGCGTTGGATACCGAGAACGTTACACACATCATAGGATTAGTCGAAGAAGCTGTGAAAAACTTGGTTGCCCTGGCGAATGAGAAGATTGCCAATAGACAGAAACCTGTCGTCGTTACAACTAGTAATAG AACGTCGTCTTATGGATCGGAAATGACGCCGCAAAGAAATTCTTTGCCTGATATTCCGTTAACGCCAAGGGAAAGGCAGATTTTAGAGCAGACAGCTGCGAGTACTAGTTTGGTCCGTAGCTCGCATAGTTCCGAGTCGATTTTAAGGGATTCTAGTCCACCCCCAAAACCGCCACTCCCCGAGAG AACTAATATGTGTCTGTCGGAAGAAAATAGTTCTTCCGGTACACCGCCACCATTGCCACCGAAACGGAGAACGAGAGGTCAACAGTTGCTCGATGAATCCGAAGGTTTTTTAGCATCTAGTCTCGACGGTGTTTCCTTACGAAGTCGATCTCCGGAGGATTCGTCGTCTCTTCTGAGTGCGTCGGCTGGCAGTTTGGATTCGGCCTTGAACCATTCCCGCGACGAAGATGAGATACGGGCGATCATGGGACCAAACGACGAGTCTCTGAACGACAGTATGGATCTCAGCCTGATGGCTACTATCCAAG GTATGCAAGTTAATGGTAGTTCAAACTGTAGTTGCTGGGACGGTTCCGAAACAAACATACCAAGCACAATGTTATTGGGTCAACAAACTCCGCAAGAAATGCTTAATCCATTTACCG GTATAGAAGGAAAAATGGAACGATTATCGACTCAAACGCAGGAATCCGGTTTCGTATCCATGCATTCGCAACGAAGTTCGTCTCAAAGTTATACTACCTCCAGTATAACGTCCAAAAGATCTTCTCAGCAAAGCAGTATTAGTTACAATTCCCAAACGTTTAATTCGCAACAATCGTTTTCCCAAACAAAACTGTCTTCGGATAATAACGGGTCTATTTTCACTCAGAAGACAATGACTAGTACGAAGAGTACCGTTAGTACAACAAATATTTCCGGAACTGGAGATCCTGCTGTATTAGAAAAATTGGTAAAT GAAATGGAGTCGATTTCTGCATCGGACGCTAATGGTGTGCCGCCAGCATTGCCGGAAAAGCGATCGAAACGGAGGAAAGAACGTCAACCGTCACAGTACGACAATGTACCTGAAAATGAGCATTTATCAACCTGTAGTTTACATACCAATAACGGCGATAATACAGATGCCAGTAAACCCCCTCCACTGCCGCTTAAGAAAAGGCATA TGTTCCAATCAGTGGCATATTCTG TCATGGCATACATGGAGATGTTTGGGAATTGTTCTCACAGCAACAACGATTTCATCTCCGGTCTTGGGACTCGTCATTCAGTGGCAGCTTATAATTCGATGCAAGCGGAATGGCAACAACACGAAATGGCTCTTACTACGACACAATCGTGTTCTTTCATGGCACATACTATAACTACATTACATGACAACTCAAA TACCTCCATAACTATGGCACCATCAGTAGCGGAAGTAACGAATAATTCTAGTCTCCCACCAGCATTACCACCAAAGAGATCCCGTTCCATTAAATCAAATGCAACGCCACCGCCAATTTCGCCAAAACCCACCATTAGTATGCAAAGCATACATACAATCGAACCAATCGTAACGTCAACACCTATGAAAGTAGAGGAATCTGGTTGTATTCATGATAAAAAGGAGTTGTCACCTTCGTCTCCAGCGAAGCtg AATAACGTTGCTTTGGACACTATATTACCGTCCTCAAGACCCGCGAGTAATGCCTTATCGTCGATTTCCGTCGATGATAATAACTTGGACTTGAGAGACGTCGATCAGGACGATACTATTTTGGATGAACTCGATATCAGCAAGTATTTAGTCTTCAAGAAACCAGACGAAGAAGGGCCAGATATAAGGGGTGGCCACCCGGATGCATTGTTAATTCATGCAACCAAAGCTAATAAACATG ACGAGAAAGAATCAG aCTTTTTGTATCAAGAGGCGTTTCTAACAACATATAGAACATTCATGCAACCATTGGAGTTAATTCAAAAATTACACAAACGTCATCAGCGATTCTCTTGTTCTGCTGACGTTATTAAACAAAGAGCAGCTCGCGAAGCATTTTCCTTGTTGGTTAGAGTTGTCAGCGATTTAAC TATGTCAGATCTCGATGATACCCTCTTGCAAACTTTAATGGAATTCGTACAGCAATTGGTATGTAGCGGTGATCTTACTATGGCAAAAGCTTTGCGTGTTAAAATTTTGGAGAAACACGCGGCGAAGCAGTTGCAATCTACACAACCGATTCTATCTTCGTTGAGTGTAACAACAAAGCAAGCTTCCCTTCTCGATTTCAAGAGTGAACAAATTGCAGAACAAATGACATTGTTAGATGCTGATTTATTCATGAAGATTGAGATCCCGGAAGTACTAATTTGGGCTCAAGAACAGAATGAAGAACGAAGTCCGAATCTAACTAGGTTCACAGAACATTTTAACAAAATGTCGTACTGGGCTAGATCGAGAATACTGGAACATAGATTAGAGAATGAAGCGAAAGATAGAGAGAAATACGTTGTTAAATTTATCAAGATAATGAAGCACcttagaaaaataaataattttaatagctACTTAGCCTTGCTTTCTGCGTTGGATAGCGCGCCAATTAGAAGGCTCGAATGGCAGAAACATATTACAGAAGGTTTAAAAGAATATTGCGCTCTTATCGATAGTTCCAGTAGTTTCAGAGCTTACAGGCAAGCTTTAGCAGAAACACAACCGCCATGCATTCCGTACAT CGGACTTGTGTTACAAGATCTTACATTCGTGCATATTGGAAACAATGATTTGTTACCGGATGGTACGATAAATTTTTCGAAAAGATGGCAACAGTTTAATATCGTTGAAAACATGAAAAGGTTCAAAAAAGG AACATATTCGTTCAAGAAACACGAACGTATAATAACGTTCTTCAATAATTTTAGCGATTTCCTCTGTGAGGAAGCAATGTGGCAGATTTCCGAGAGTATCAAGCCGCGCGGTGGAAAAAAAACACAGTCACAGAACTAG